The Homalodisca vitripennis isolate AUS2020 chromosome 7, UT_GWSS_2.1, whole genome shotgun sequence DNA segment atttactaattttatactaTTCTGATCGTACACAATGGATAAATTATAATCCAAAATATTAGACAATTCGTGAGCCCTGGCACGAAgtaccaaaattaattattttgactaatttaaatttaaactcatatgtaaattaatatcaaggtcttctttaataaattaacatttttattaaggcATGTGGttgtaaaataacttttgtttattattttacccCGTTAATTTGAGAGATCGTGCACCAGAAGTATACAATCATTACACCCTACGTCTCTAAAATATTGGACTCCTGACTCCTGTATAAGTCCTAATCACTTAGTACGTTAAACTAAATTAtctcttaaaacatgtttttatttattgtatacatgtGTGTTTCTGATTTTATCAGTTGTTACAGTTTAGTATGAATCTAGTACATAGTAGGGtatttaacaactaaaataattatcaaaataattccGTAGATTGTAGAGTTATTTGTgagcttttataaaatttaaaaagtattgtaatgAGTATAAAACTAGTTATAATCTAAAACCTAAATAAAGTTAATAGTAAAATCTTGGATCTATAACAAGAGCATTTGCAAATAACAGAAACACAACAAATTGGATTGGAGTTAAATCTTAGAATCATAAGTAAAGggaattaaaacaaaatgcttTCTATAAAACtcgttaaacattttatagcaGATTGCCTTATCAACAGGTTCATTTGCTTACTGTGTCTATAACTTTTAATGGGCAGCTTGATTCTCACTGAGCACTTTCTTGAAGGCTGTCGTCTTGTACAGATAAACTTCATCTAGTCTTACACTTAAAAATGCTAAATAACAGATTTTGCTTAGATTTATCAACTAATAAACAATCAACAACGTCAgttctacatttttaatttaacattttgttttatgaaagTCGTTTAAACTTTAGCTACAAACAACAGCAAATTGTACATACAGTAGTTAAAAGTAATTGATAGTTATTATTTACTATCCACTAAAATgagtattatgaaataaaatcagATAGTTAGTTTCaggtaactaaaaattttattttagtatttgttgCAAATACTAGCCATAATTTAATTGATAGAATATTGAATATTAGCAGTTTTTTTAGTCAttatattgtaccgttattatagtacatatattatattacgttgcagctaatactttataaatcaaaacaacttttcggaaatacttgatttattccgaattaaagttcacccaaaaaattaacaaagtttacaaactttagatttgattttctccAAAACTTCTCACAATTGATCAAATATAATTAAGAGTATGAtcaaaaggaattaaaattaaaatgaaactaaaaatgtataactctccaaaaattgtttaaattaataaaataaaacaaaaagttctcttctcaaaatactcaaaaagcaatataacacaaaacttgatattaaatttacgagcaaaatttaattcacaaaacttcaaaaaaatttattacttctCAGACTCTGTATTATGGgatactttacaaatttaatcacatcagtataaaaataaaagatattaactaaacgctggtacgggacttactactttgaagactatggaggctgataggaaactaaaaacgcactaaagaaaattaataacttgatttgaatttacacccgattaaaagaattactctagatccaaactataggattagaggaagaactactgcttctctaGTGGACGTCCGTACGCTGTCGTCAATACTCCAACACTGGCCCCTCTCTCCCCGGGAACCggctcggaacgtatcaccgtaatcatctcgatcagctgatgtactggtctaaccaacaaacaatgtccacgcaccgcgtctattTAACAAAAGatcctacttcctaccgcgatttagcataaataattacaactacggtacataTTTTCCATAACCCGAAGCTGAAaccacggtaggaacctaaaccgttgaaacactcatcccggactaagtacaataattcCCTCCAgattcacacttttaaataacaatattttgtacttatcactacgtggaggccgtgatgtgtagtccgaggggtgatgtggtagggtTGCCCGATGTCCAGTATGGGTCCCGAGGTAGCCATCGcggagggatgtggtaggtgagaaGTCGAGGCACAGGTTCCCCAATGACCAGGCGGCAGGTGCattgcggcggcctcgttgatctcgtggttggctgacTCTGATTCACTAATAgaactgctacctgctcctccaatctaataacaatttcagcccgcgaggcattgagctcttggaggacatgtGTAAAtggtcacgaatgtaaaccattaccagatgttgttaattacaatacaatcaattaaCTGGGATTATAATGGcacaatgattaattatttactcacaataaacctcatatagtgattaaaataaatattaccctgtccttcgacatttgaaggaacagggaagaattatcactatcaatacaactcattgtataccaaaaatattaccctgtcctccTCTATTTGAAGGAACAGAGGAAAAACAATACCACcatattaccaaaattacccagtccttcgacatttgaaggaacagggaaaaATATATCTCATAATATATCTGTTTATTGACTTCATACACTATTCATGCCATttattgtccctgaaaattacatggtttacaacacccctatcacacacttacactggcattttatatcatgacttctcatcttagccatacaattcgCCGTAATAAAAACGttgtcacatcacccttttatattccattatttattttttaccattattataaaatacttgacactcatacttaacttgttttatgttttgggcCAAACTAATACATAAATAGATAATCAGTTCTCTTGaggttaattttgaaatgaattgtATTGCCAATTTTATTCTTCTAGACAGATCTTCTGTTCCTTTTCGACAAtttaattttcctgaaaataaaacatactgacctgtGCGCCGGGGTAATGTTTATAGAGTTCTCAACATTTCTCATttcgtattaaaattttaagttggaAATATGAACCTTCCAAAAAAAACaagctatctttatttttaaaaacacatttaaccaggatcgatatttcctttttatttccaaTAAGCATTTAATATCAGTGtgttcaatcatattgcccagtcctttgtttactatcgagtcataaatactttcacttatcaggctcactttgttttcacttatcaggttcacttgtaataatactttatgatattacaaacaaacacttttacaacgggcCGGGTTATTCCAgcttgggcacatccggaccttACACAGATTTACACAGGAAGCTCTCACAATATTCCTATATCCGCCCTCACTGTTCTTGACCTTTtctattataactataattattttataccctCTTTCAGATTATTATCACTGGCcctaatatttaatgtcaaaagggacctcaacatttttctaagattctggacggtgtcgctttcagaagcatttccgcccctaaaatatatttcaaatattaattcctttttgagcaacagatccacatgcgctagctccattttatttttaatataatttacttaataataaatccAATATTCTAGAAACACAATACtgttctaagtcctaagtcttacacactacacaagattatgcaggtttatacacaattttcaagtttatacaagtctGACACATGTCTTATACAAGTTATACACACTTACAGGAATccgacaagtttatgcaagtttacaagttctttcctgtaaataacctgttgtacaagtgtTTATGCtcaaaagaaatagcagattgcgcaaattatgtaccgttattatagtacatatatattatattactttgcagctaatactttataaatcaaaacaacttttcggaaatacttgatttattccgaattaaagttcacccaaaaaattaacaaagtttacaaactttatatttgattttctccaaaacttctcacaattgatcaaatctaattaagagtctgatcaaaaggaattaaaattaaaatgaaactaaaaatgtataattctccaaaaattgtttaaattaacaaaataaaataaaaagttttcttctcaaaatactcaaaaatcaatataacacaaaacttgatattaactttacgagcaaaatttaattcacaaaacttcaaaaaatttaattacttctcagactctgtaatatgggatactttacaaatttaatcacatcagtataaaaataaaagatattaactaaacgctggtacgggacttactactttgaagactatggaggctgataggaaactaaaaacgcactaaagaaaattaataacttgatttgaatttacacccgattaaaagaattactctagatccaaactataggattagaggaagaactactgcttctctaGTGGACGTCCGTACGCTGTCGTCAATACTCCAACACTGGTCCCCCTCTCCCCGGGAACCGGCTCGGAACGTATCAACGTAatcatctcgatcagctgatcacacagctctctacattacatatagtttaggACAGCTAGCGCCAGCTAGCTGTATTACAATACAGTCCGCTTATTCcactttttgtattaacattttaatttgagtaaatacaagttcagttcgttcaaaaacaagtgtttcatttcatataaatattccaGTATTCAAGCCCCGTCAAGCGCGCCGCCAACATGGTCCTACAGAGCCGGATTACTTTATAGAACACTTCAGACAGCATAGTCCAATCGTaccagaatgttttatagaaCATTAGTGAACAgtgcattattttcgtcaacataGACTACCAGTGTCAACAGTGCAACATCGGAGGACTTGGAACATAGTGACAGTGCCATCGACCAGTGGTGTTTCCAGTGACCAACAGTGGGATACCTAATTCGTCGTCAAGTAAGTCCTTTCCAATCCCATGTTACTTATTCCAGTTATTCCTGATAGTTCAAGCAAGCTAACATGTCAGAcgaattaagaaaatgtattgcCAAGCGAGCaggaattaaatctaaattaactcTATTTAGGACTTATGTTGATAGGATTGAACAATCTGAAGATCCTTCACAATTCGAAGACAGATTCAGTGTATTTAGGGATTGTTTGTCGGAATTTGAAGCAGTCCaatcagaaattgaattaatgGACACCGACAGCAATCATGACGTAGAAAGAGAGTCCTTTGAAGACTTATACTTTGAATTGTTGGCTAGGTCAAAGGCTCTCCTTCccaaacaaaattcaaatcatACAACTTGTTCACGCCAAAATTCAGTTTCTGAACCCTCATCAGCAGTACAAATTAAACTACCGGCAATCAATCTGCCTACCTTCAGTGGGAGATACGAAGAATGGGTTCAATTTTacgaattatttaattcaatcataGAAGAAAACACGTCACTTTCACAAATCCAAAAGTTCCACTACTTAAAATCAACATTGCAAGGTCCCGCTCTCAACATAATAGAATCTTTGAATTGTCATCGTCAAATTACGATACAGCCTCGACTCTTTTGAAGAATAGATTTGACAACAAGCGTGTTATTGTCAATAATCACGTGTCGTCACTGTTTGAAGTCAAAAAACTTGACAAAGAGTCCGGGGCAGCAATGAGAGATCTTTTAGATTCGGTTAACAAACATTTGAGAGGACTCAAATGTCTTGGTCAACCAACCGACCAATGGGACACGCTCTTGGATCGTCCAAAAACTAGATCTGGCCACCTTCAAATTATAGGAAAACCAATTAGTCACCACAAAATTGCCCACGTTTCATCAGTTGACATCATTCCTAGAAAACAGGTGTAACATTTTAGAAGCTATTGATCTAAATAGACCTTTAAACAGTAACACAAGTTTTAAACAAAGtagtaatacatttaattcaaaCCATCAACAACTCAAAAAACCTTCTAGTTAATTTTTCAGCAACACACCATGTTGCCCCTTATGCAAAAAGGGTCATAAAATATATCAGTgtgatagttttcaaaatatgcctGTATTATCCAGACTACAATCAGTGAAAGATTTAGGTCTATGCATTAACTGTCTATCACATAAGCATATTATCAAAGACTGCAAGTCAAATGGTTGCAAAACTTGCAGCAAAAACACAACACACTTTTACACCTTCAAAAGGACCACTCCaacagcaaaaatttaaattttgagtcaaGACAAGTAAACGGTCATCCTGCAGCCTTAACGTCTAATGTTACTGACAAACACATTCTCCTCTCAACAGCAGTAGTAGATATAGAGGATAATAATGGCGGGACAACAGCGTGCAGAGTGTTGTTGGATTCGGCTTCACAGTCGAATTTCATTACAGAAAGGATGGTGAGagcattaaatttgcaaaaggTACGCTCAAAAATCCAAATCACTGGCATTGGAAATAGGCAAGCCTCCATCTCACACGTTGTCTATTGCACCATCCACTCACAACATAGTGCTTACAAAACTACATTAAGCTGTCTCATTTTACCTAAAATAACTAATGATTTGCCCCACACTCAGATTGGAATCTGCCATCAACAATGACTCtagcagattttaattttaactcaccAGGGCCAATAGACATGCTCATAGGAGCAGAgctcttttttagtttattgtgtgttGGACAGGTGAGACCACACAGATCGGCGCCAATTTTCCAAAAGACATCATTAGGTTGGGTCGCCTCTGGTAGGGTTGCTACTAGGAAACAATAACCAACCTTGACATGCAATTTATCTATAGATGATCAAGTAACAAGGCAAGTGCAACGTTTCTGGGAAATTGAAGATTGTGACGTTCACACATCCCCAGCCAGTCAAACTACCACGTGTGAACGGATGTACACAGAAACAACGTACAGGGATTCTACAGGCAAATATGTAGTTAACTTTCCATGTAGTGATGACATAAATAGTCTAGGTGAGTCCAAGAAAACAGCTGAATCTCAATTTAGTCAACTGAAAAGAAAATTAGAAAGAGATCCCAATTTACATGCAGCATATTCACAATTCATGAATGAATATGAAGCACTAGGGCATATGTAAGAGGTGGAACCCAACGTGAAGCCAGTTGGTCCAGTATATTACATTCCTGTCGTTAGAGAAGACAGTTCAACAACGAAGCTCAGAGGTGTATTTGATGCTTCGGCCAAAACGAGCAGTGGTCGATCATTAAATGACTGTCTTTTAGTTGGTCCTACCATTCAGCAAGATGTCTTCTCAATCTTAGCAAGATTTCGATATCATACATACGTATTAAGTGCAGATATAGAGAAAATGTACCGCCAGGTATACATTAATGAGAAACAACTGGACTTACAGCGCATACTATGGAGACAAGGTAGAGATCAACCTCTAAAAGTCTATAGGTTAAAAACTGTCACCTATGGTACAGCAGCAGCACCCTTCTTAGCAATCAGGACCCTCCATCAACTGGCCACAGATGAACTATCAACATATCCTATAGCCTCATCTATAGCGCTATCAGATTTCTATGTAGATGATCTTATGACAGGTGCAAAAACACTCGAGGACGCTAAAGTCATTCAAACACAAATGTCGCAATTGCTTAACTCAGGAGGATTTAATTTACGAAAATGGAATTCAAATTCGAAGGAATTGTTGGAAACAATCCCAGATAAAAATAGAGCGAAACGAAACTGTCAAGTGCTTGGTATGTGGTGGAACTCTGAGACCGACATGTTCCATTACGCATCTACTGAAAGAAAGCCACATGACAAGATATCAAAGCGTTCTGTTCTGTCAGAAATAGCCAGTTTATTCGATCCTTTAGGACTTGTAGGGCCTGTAGTTTTGAAATTCAAACTATTCATGCAAGAGTTGTGGGTAAGAGATCTGAGTTGGGATGAATCTCTTCCATGTGATCTTCATACATCGTGGCAGACACACCGACAACAGGTCTCAACTTTAAAACAACTTCAAATACAAAGGCACATCACAGTAGGTCACGCAATCCAAAAAGAAATACATGGGTTTTGTGACGCCTCAGAAAGGGAGTATGGAGCATGTGTGTACAAGCGAACAACCGATACTGACGGACGCGTGTCAACACAATTATTATGCTCAAAATCCAGGGTATCACCACTTAAAAAAATGACCATTCCTAGATTGGAATTGTGTGCCGCGCTGCTACTATCGAAACTTGTAACTAAAGTATTGGATACTGGCATTAAAGTTGATGGATACACACTATGGACCGACTCCTCAATAGTTCTGGCTTGGATCACTTCATCAGCATCAAAATGGAAAATTTACGTTGCTAATCGGGTGAAAATTATTCAAGAATTGACGACTGAAAGATGTAGTTGGAGGCACGTAAGAACCAACGACAACCCAGCAGATCTGATATCAAGAGGTTTAAATCCGATTCAAATTATCGATAACAAATTATGGTGGCATGGCCCAGAAtggttaatacaaaattatagtgaATGGCCCAAATTTGATTTGAGTAGAATTTCAGATGTACCAGAACAAAAACTAATACCAACTACATTGGCGGTTGTCAGCACTGAGCCACTAATAGATGTTGCAAAATACTCATCTTTAAGCAAACTCACAAGAGTTACAGCGTATTGTCTTAGATTCATCAGCTACCTGCAGAATTCACATCATAAACTTAAAGGTCCATTAACTACAGAAGAGCTCAACCATGCCACAAATCATCTCATCAGAGCAGAACAGGAACATTACATGAGAAAAGATTATAATAGGCTCATGGAAGGAAAGAAGATTAGGAAAGACAGTCCATTGTGGAATCTTCAATCTTTTTTTGGTCCCGAGAAACTCATCAGAGTAGGCGGGAGATTAAAACATGCAGAAATCAAAATAGATCAAAAACATCCCATTGTTTTACCATACAAGTCACATCTAACAGAACTTATTTTTCGTCATGAGCACATCAGACTTCTGCATGCGGCACCTCAACTGCTGCTTGCATCGTTGCGGCAACGATATTGGCCCCTTAATGGACGAAATTTAGCAAGA contains these protein-coding regions:
- the LOC124366711 gene encoding uncharacterized protein LOC124366711; translation: MYRQVYINEKQLDLQRILWRQGRDQPLKVYRLKTVTYGTAAAPFLAIRTLHQLATDELSTYPIASSIALSDFYVDDLMTGAKTLEDAKVIQTQMSQLLNSGGFNLRKWNSNSKELLETIPDKNRAKRNCQVLGMWWNSETDMFHYASTERKPHDKISKRSVLSEIASLFDPLGLVGPVVLKFKLFMQELWVRDLSWDESLPCDLHTSWQTHRQQVSTLKQLQIQRHITVGHAIQKEIHGFCDASEREYGACVYKRTTDTDGRVSTQLLCSKSRVSPLKKMTIPRLELCAALLLSKLVTKVLDTGIKVDGYTLWTDSSIVLAWITSSASKWKIYVANRVKIIQELTTERCSWRHVRTNDNPADLISRGLNPIQIIDNKLWWHGPEWLIQNYSEWPKFDLSRISDVPEQKLIPTTLAVVSTEPLIDVAKYSSLSKLTRVTAYCLRFISYLQNSHHKLKGPLTTEELNHATNHLIRAEQEHYMRKDYNRLMEGKKIRKDSPLWNLQSFFGPEKLIRVGGRLKHAEIKIDQKHPIVLPYKSHLTELIFRHEHIRLLHAAPQLLLASLRQRYWPLNGRNLARRTTHSCVKCFKANPKTTQPQMGDIPSDRVRPCRPFSNTGTDISGPVYIKASKRRNSPTSKGYIVIFVCLATKAVHLEVVTDMTSEALIAAFKRFISRRGIVTKRVLGQWHQFRRRRERELRELQDLFTNEEHQRRIVEESTALLIKWHFIPPRSPHFGGLWEAAVRSVKHHLKRVVANASLTFEEFYTTLTMIEACLNSRPLTPLSTDPNDLSPLTPGHLLTVLLKEDNLPPLKWVTGRVVAVHPGADNRIRVATVKTSSGSFRRAVNKLCILPLEPNTVQEYITGDIPNIYDKVAWRYGVLVLRAWEATELSLPLLEVAFHEPRDVTPRFMVGSLQGGRGWPSRLVGARKNLYLGQGPRTSLLYTRKSSVSYLEYTAENVIEKLIRVTQTKAIVSAGDLRQRIVLFTKRRISDVFPQQMDNVKIETKPAAEYLGVMIEIKLSFGEQVQRIAAKSAKGVAALGRLMPNDGGPLPCKRRLLMSSVQSTPLYGAQIWAHVLENHVYQNRLSRVQHRGRWCLSHLPPCDGETGDLPPH